AGAAAAAAAGCCCAAGTAAAGTGGGTAACAAACACGAAAAGCCCAATTTCACAATAATAAAGCATTAAATCATACACGTAATTACAGTGTAGTCCCTCTATTATTTTTCCGTTTCGAAATCTTCACAAATAAAGTtctcttaattaaaaaaaaggaaagatagccgttggagaagaagaagaagaagacgaagacacTAACGGCTATTTTTCCATCTGAGCTTCTTATAGAAGCTTCATCTCTCTTCTCCCAAACTCTCACAATCCTTGAGCAGAGAATCTCAGATCTAAGATGAACGATCTAATGACGAAGTCGTTCACGAGCTACGTCGACCTAAAGAAAGCAGCGATGAAGGATCTAGAATCAGGCCCCGACCCGGCTGATCTCGAGATGACGAACAAAACCGACGAGAACCTCTCCTCCTTCCTCGAAGAAGCCGAGAAAGTCAAATCAGAGATGTCCTTGATCGAGGCCGCGCTCTCCCGGATCTCGCGGTACAACGACGAGAGCAAATCCGCGCACAGATCCGAATCCGTGAAGTCTCTCCGCAACAAGATCTCCAACGAGATCGTCTCCGGTTTACGCAAAGCCAAATCGATTAAATCGAACCTCGAGGAGATGGATAGAGCGAACCGGGAGATTAAACGGTTATCCGGAACAACTCCGGTTTACAGAAGCAGAGTGACTGTAACCAAcggtttaagaaaaaaattaaaagaagtgaTGATGGAGTTTCAAGGACTAAGGCAGAGGATGATGAGTGAGTATAAAGAGACCGTTGAGAGACGGTACTTCACTGTCACCGGAGAGAGACCTGACGAGGAGATGATTGAGAAGATCGTTACTGATGGAGGGGAAGAGTTTCTAACTCGAGCCATTCAGGAGCATGGGAGAGGGAAGGTGTTGGAGACGGTTGTTGAGATTCAGGACAGGTACGACGCGGCGAAAGAGATTGAGAAGAGTTTGTTGGAGCTTCACCAGGTGTTTTTGGATATGGCTGTGATGGTTGAGGCGCAGGAGGAGCAGATGGATGAGATTGAGCATCATGTGATGAGCGCGGGGCATTATGTTAAGGATGGGGCTAAGGAGCTTAAGACGGCGAAGAATCATCAGAGGAGCAGTAGGAAATGGATGTGTGTTGGTATTATTGTGTTGCTTTTGATCATTCTTGTTGTTGTCATCCCTATCCTTACTAGTTTCACCTCTTCTTGAGAGAGACATTGACTTAGTTGTTTGTTTTGTGCCTAAAAAGGATGTCTTAATCCTTGCTTTGTTGTGTTTGTGATTCAAACTATTATGCAATGATGAATGTTAACTTAtatcaatgttctaaaaatcgttAGGCGGTTTACAGAGATTTATTGTTTAGACGGACAGCTAGGACCagttttattatttgaaaaactCTTTTCGTCTACACCCGATTTTCCAACTAGGTGGGTGACTAAGGCCGTCTATactgatttttagaacactgccTTATATGATTGTGAAAATGAATTATGCACAAAACATTCCTCAGCAAATGGTAAAAGTTACTGTGCAACCAAGTATTGCTAAAAGTTTCCAATGATGAATGTTTTTACCTTATATGACTGTGAAAATGACATATAATCTGGTTCTATGCACAAAACATTACTCAGTATTGGTATCATTGTGTTGCTCTTGAGCATTCTTATTGTTGTCATTCCCACTATTACCAGTTTCACATCTTCTTGAGACATGACTTAGTGTTTGTTTTGTGGCTAAAAAGGATGTCTTAATCCTTGCTTTGTGTATCCAAACTATTATGCAATGATGAatgttttttactttatatgatTGTGAAAATGAATTATAATCTGGTTCTATGCACAAAACATTAGTAAATTGGTAAAAGTTATTGTGAAACCAAGTATTGCTGCAAGTGGTTGtttctcttcttgttcttgagtTTCCTGAAGGCAGAGGACTCGATCTGCCTCACTCTCTCACGGCTCACACCCATCGTTTCACCAATCTCTTGCAACGTCTTCATCCTCCCATCTTCCATCCCAAATCTCCAACGTATCACCTGCTTCTCCCTCGTGCTCAACGAGTCCAACACCTTGTCCAAGTCCTCCCTCATGAACTGCTTTATCAGAATGTCCTCTGATGTTTCTGCTTCAGGGTCTGATATCACTTCCTGCATTCACATTTACTGTCTTAAgcaaaacaagaagaagactaTATATACTATGTATGGTGTGTGTTATGTTCAGGAGGGGGGACAAACCGAAGGTTTGAGGTTTAGATTGATTCCGATCTTCTGGTCTAACGACCTTGGAGGCTTAGGGGCGAGTAGAACAGCCATGAGGCGTTTCATCGACAGTCCTGTGGCTTCTGCAACTTCTTCGTTCTTTGGTTGCTGACCTGTTTCACTGTACAGTTGCTTTCTTGCCTCTTTCACTCTGTATGTTGCTTCCACCATGTGAAACTGCCCAAATCATTGTATGATCAGGCAAGAACCAGACTTTTGTTTAAACATTTGGGGGATGAGACTACTTACAGGCAGTCTTATCATTCTGGACTGATCAGAGAGAGACTTCCTCACTGCTTGCTTGATCCACCAATGCGCATAAgttgaaaatttaaaaccctTTGTAGCATCGAACTTCTCTGCTCCCCTCACAAGCCCTCTGCATCCTTCCTGTGAtgcattttctatatttatcaCTTCTCTCAATACTGATGTAGTTAACTACAAAAGATAAGGATCTAAGAACTCGAACCTGGACAAGATCTTGGAGGTTCATCCCAGCTCCTTGATAGTTCTTGGCAATCGAAATGACTAGACGAATGTTGCTTTTAATCATTCTGTCCTTGCACTGTGTGCCGTGATTTATACGTTTTCTTAAAGTCTTTTGATCAACTCCAGCAGCAGAAGCCCATTGTCCAAAGGTTGGCTGATGGCCGCAACGCTCAGTCAGCTCTACTTGAAGCCTTTCCAGCTTCAGAAGGtcctaaatcacaaaccccacAAAGTTTATGATCaagaaaccacaataaaaaAGATACCAAACAAGAATGTCAAGGtagtttatttttcatataaattcaaatGTATAATTTGGATTACACCATCTACCATTAGTTTCATCACTCTCtaagatttttaaaagattttccAAACATTGTTTTTCCCTAGAATCTAGAACCTTAAGAAGATTAGGAAGTGGCTAGTTTATAGTTTGGAAGATCAGAGACAAACCTGTATTCCTTCAGAGAGTTCTGTTTCTTCTCTGGCGGTGAGAAGCTTTGAACTGCTAGTTGTCATCCTTAGATAACGCAAAGGATCATTATGGTCAATCTCCTGTGAAGCAACACGTTTCTTTCTAGTGCTGGAACTAGTCTTCACAGAAGACTGCATACATGATGCAGTTTTCTCTAGCCCTTTTGCCCTCCTAGCTTTCCTTTCGGTTTGGCGTGTAGATCTCACAGCTGAACTCACTGAAACCTCCTCCACATCAACTTCTTCCTTTTCTGATTCTAAATCATGAGAAGACTCTTTGTTATTACATTCAGGTGCAGCAGGTGGTGATATGATTCTATCACTCACAACTCCACTGTCTGAAACCGCTAGATGTCCCAATATGCCAGCACGTTCCTTCTCCGTAAACTGATCCCACTTGGACCGTTTCTCCCCAGCCATTGATGAAACTAATAGTTTCGTGTTGTAACTGTTTCTAAACAACGTGGCATCTTTCGCAACTTTGACAGCGGCTTTAGCAAGAGCCACTGCTtcagctgctgctgctgcaacTACTGCTTCATCGCTTGTGAGAAGTGTTTCAGCTTCTAAATACTTCGCCTAGAAATACAATGAAGTTGTCAATAATCTTGCTGAACCATTTGgcaaacataattaaatataatgacCTCAGTGGAAGGACCAATGGTTCCTGTATAAGTCCATTGCCTGTCTGATACTCTTGGATTTGAATCAGTACCAAAAGAAGGTAGTCTAATCTTGGCCACATCAAGAACGGAAGTTAATAACGGCGGTGAAGTGGATACTGCACATTGTGGTTGGAAGAAGACTGTACCCTTATTGTGTTTTGCTGCACATTTAAGACATAACAAGTATCTTTAAAACGTCGTCGTTTTTGTGATCTATAATCCCTACCAACTAGAAATTAGATGTGGCTACTGTTCAGACAGAGCTTGGTACAATCAGAACCATAGAGACTAAACCTTACACACCTTCCAAATCAAGCCTACCTTAATATTTTGGAGAGGTTTAATATTAACATGAGAATGTAAATGAGAGAGAATAGGAAGAGAATTACTTACAGACAGAGTGAGAGGTTCTGAATTGGATAGAGAAAGAATCAGGAGGGCACTTGAactgaggaagaagacaagaagaCATGCTCTTTTCCGGCTAAACTCGAAAGCTATGTCTGACCATTGAAGGCCGTTTAAGAGattgcagagagagagagaggggaagGTGCGAGAAAACTGGTGATGGGGATGAAGACGAGGAATGGATAATGAGCTTGTCAAAGGGTTGACTCTTCTGCTTCACCTTTGTTCATTAAACTTTCGGAGTTGTTTGGGCCTTAACTTAGCCCGTTTGGTTATTAAACCTTCAGTTTAGGCCCAATCTCATAGGGATCATTACATAGTATTTTGATTTCTAGTCAAATTTTAACATTATTGTATTAAATTGGTAAATTTAATagactacaaaaatattgaagatataaGGAATAAGCTAGATTTTGACACGCTCTATAAAAGCGCGggataatttttttggttttaaagtaacaacattttttaattagaaTTTTAACATTTGATTTTAGatgtctttaattttttttgtgaatagaatttattaaatcatatgttaaaataaaaattatttaaaaatttacatttaaaaatatacatttaatcaatatatatatgtttgtcgGAGCGGATTGGATATTCggttcttaaaattttagtatttgtgatttgatttatttttaatggatattgattttttagtatttgctttgCTGTAAAACTTTACTGATATCTGGTTTTTTTGGATTGAATCAAATTTAACAGATAAAATGTCCAGCTCCTATGTATCTCCATGGTGATAGTAGACTTGTTCCTATGTATCTCCATGGTAATACATTTTCAGTTATTTATATGAGTCTTTTCCTAACATATTGGATCATGAATTATTGTCATTTTCTTCTTGCTTAATCAGAAGAAAACTATATCCACTAAAatgcaaatcatttttcaatACGTTATAACAACGAGTCACATGGGCATTCGCAAACGTGGACTACACTTCATGAGACTAGGGTCCCAAAAACAACGTCTACAGTTAGAATAATTTAATGAGAGCAGTGGCAAAGAAGGGAGAGCAAGAGAACGTATAGTTTAGGTATCAAATGGTGGGACGACAGCGAGATGAATATAAGAAGAGCACCGAAGCACATGTTGatgaattttcatcaatattagTGAACAACAAGGGGAAGAATGTAGAGAGATGACCATGATTCTTTATATCTTTTTAATCAAACAAACATTTGGCTGTGGTGTTGTTATTCTGATTTTCCAAAATaaagtgtttttttcttttctcttttgctGACTTGCATATATGAATGGATAAACTAACCAGGGTCaatctttttatatatgtatgtctTTGCcctatgtgttttttttttcttagttgtTGGTGATTGTATCTATTTGTTACATCTTGGTGAATCTATATATTTTGGTGATTGTATCTCTTCTTAGtctttggtaaaaaaaaagtaacgcCAACTATCAGTCTAAGAAGGATATAGtcgtttagcaaaaaaaaaggatattgTCTAGTTGAACTCTGGAAAGCAACCGTAAATCATGAATCATCACTAGAATCTTCATATGGTGATGAAGGCATTCTTGTTACTAATAATGAGCTCGAATGCTTCGGGacccatatatatataggtcAACGAAAAGGATTTGATAATTTAACAAAACTGTATATGGTAATTAAACCAAATAAGAAACCTCATAACGATGCGTAGTTGCGTACGTAAtgttaaattgtgtatttcagCTTTAGCAAATACAATACAGAAGTAAGAAAGAAAGGGATAGATGCATGCGCATGCACATGCACATGCACATGTACCTTGTTATTCTTGTGCCCCCTCTTATTATTATCGTGTGACAAACGTCGTTCGGTGCCAAAATTGACAAATCTCTCTACTAAACAACGTACAAATCTGACAAGTGTCACTTTCTCCACAAATGTGTGAATATATAGCAATTCTCACATGCGAGACAATTCAAATCCAATGGGATGGAAAATTCCAAAGTTAAGCAAAAAACAAGCAAACCAATCAAGTCTTGCGTGCTAGAAtttgtaagaagaagaagacgtgaaaatatatataaaagaaaatgaataaaattgcCTGATTAGGTAAACAATATtgtaacaagaagaaaaaaaagtagagaAAACAAAATCTTGTTTTGAAACTACAACAAGGGAGGAGCTAGGAAGGAGGcaaaattcaaattatatatacatatacatacgAAAGGCCATCTCATCCACATTTCTCTCAcccactttctctctctctctctccgcgcttttgtattttttaaaatattgagaatctcaaaaataaaaaaaataattgagagAAAAATAGAGAAAGGAGATCGTGAAAGACAGGGAGGCTCAGCTGAAGAAGGAGATAACTTTTGGGTTTGGAGACTCCTGAGAACATTGGCTTCTTCATTCTACACCTGAAGGTTgtaagatctctctctctctctctctctatctatctgATTCGGATTGGTTATCTGATTTGCAAAAGTTCAATGCTTTTTGGAAACAATAATATTCGAATTACCcttttagaataaaaattggttctttttttgtttggagGTTTCGACGGATCTGATTCAATCGGTTTTACTTTCGTCTAGCTTCTGTTTTCCTTGTTTGGATTGCAGATCTGAATTTTCTTTCTTACCTGCCTGCTCAAATTGGTTTCTCCCAATCTCTTTTGCAAATGCTTGTGAATGAAATAGCGATTTTGAGCTTGAGCTACGATTTGAATGGTTTGCATCGTTTAATCTCTAGCAACTTGTCGTGAATCTCCAATAAGCTCAGTGGCTGAAACATGATTAAACTAATAATTTGAGCTATATACATCTTTTTTTGGTTACACATAAAAATCGtgtctttgtgtgtgtgtttaaggTTTCAAGTGTTCCTTTAGTTGATTAATGAATTTGTAAGCATATTCATCATGCTAATTGGTTAAAGATGTAGCCTTTGTATTACATCACTCACTGATTTAGCTTCtttttatgtgtgtgtgtgtgtgtttgagaTTTTAAGTGTTCCTTTAGTTGATTAATTAATTGGTAAGCATACCCATCATGCTAATTGTTTAAAGATGTAACATTTGCATTACATAACTCACTGGTTTAGCTTTTTTTATGTGTGTATTCAAAATTTCTATTGTTCCTTTAGTTGATTACTTAATTGATGTGCCTACTCATCATGCTAATTGCTTAAAGTTGTAGCCTTTGTATTACATCACTCACTGGTTTAGCTTTTTCTTTGTATGTGTGTTCAAGATATCTACTGTTCCTTCAGtagattaattaattattgaGCATGTTCATCATGCTAACTGCTCTAAGATGTAGCCTTTTGTATTACATCACTCACTgatttagcttctttttttctgtGGTGTCAGTGTGTCTTTAGCTACTCGTCATGGTGGCCACCTCTGCTACATCCTCATTCTTCCCTCTCCCATCTTCCTCTCTCGACCCCAATGGCAAAACCAACAAAGCCACCTCCACCAACTTCTCCGGACTCAACCCCACACCAAACTCTTCCGGCAGGTTAAAGGTCAAACCAAACGCTCAGGCTCCATCCAAGATCAACGGCAAGAAAGTCTCCTTGCCAGGCTCAGTACACATCGTAAAGACTGATAATAACCACGATCTCTCGCAACAAAACGCACCGAGAACTTTCATCAACCAGCTACCTGACTGGAGCATGCTTCTCGCCGCCATCACAACGGTCTTCTTAGCAGCTGAGAAGCAGTGGATGATGCTTGATACTAAACCGAGACGCTCCGACATGATTATGGATCCGTTTGGGTTAGGGAGAATCGTTCAGGATGGGCTTGTGTACCGTCAGAATTTCGATATCAGGTCTTATGAAATAGGTGCTGATCGCTCTGCATCTATAGAAACTGTCATGAACCACTTACAGGTATATTGCAATCACACTCGTTTGatactagagcttgacccgcacTGATgttggtttttatatttttataaattgtttagtgACATATAGATAtaggttatttagatatttctAGGTTCCTACGAACCTACCCGGACTCAAACCCTGTCCGTAaaattgagtttaattttaaaccaaaaaaatccgATACCCGAAAAAACCGATCTGTATCTAACTCTTGTCCTCATGACAGGAAACGGCACTCAACCATGTGAAGTCTGCAGGACTGCTGGGAGATGGGTTTGGTTCTACGCCTGAGATGGTTAAGAAGAACTTGATATGGGTCGTTACTCGTATGCAGGTTGTCGTTGATAAATATCCTACTTGGTAAGCTCTCTTGCCACTTAACCTTAAACAATATGCATGAATCATTTGCTTATTCAAATGTCTGTTTCACCAGGGGAGATGTTGTTGAAGTAGATACATGGGTCAGTAAGTCTGGGAAGAACGGTATGCGTCGTGATTGGCTAGTTCGGGATTGCAATACCGGAGAAATCTTAACACGTGCATCAAGGTTagcttctttttgttttttttgtttactccAGCTATTATCTGATTATTGAGTTATAACCATCTCTGTGTTGCAAAACAGTGTGTGGGTGATGATGAATAAAGTGACAAGGAAATTATCAAAGCTTCCTGAAGAGGTTCGAGGGGAGATAGAGCCTTACTTTGTGAACTCTGACCCAATCCTTGCCGAGGACAGCAGAAAGTTAACAAAGCTAGATGACAAGACTGCTGACTATGTTCGCTCTGGTCTCACCGTAAGTATAAATATTCAACTCTTTATCTTTTAGCGTGTAAAACTCTTGAGAGATTCTTATGAGTTTAGATTCTTATGAGTTTAGTGATGAACTTTTGCAGCCGAGATGGAGTGACTTGGATGTTAACCAGCATGTTAACAACGTGAAGTACATTGGTTGGATACTCGAGAGTGCTCCAGTAGAGATGATGGAGAAGCATAAGCTGAAAAGCATGACTCTGGAGTATAGGAGGGAATGCGGGAGAGACAGTGTGCTTCAGTCTCTCACCGCGGTTTCGGGATGCGATGTTGGTAGCCTCGGGACAGCTGGTGAAGTGGAATGTCAGCATTTGCTTCGACTCCAGGATGGAGCTGAAGTGGTGAAGGGACGAACAGTGTGGAGTTCGAAAACACCATCAACGACTTGGGACACTACATCGTAAAAAGAACAGCAAAGGGTGCTTTGGTTCCCTCTGTAAACTATATACCTGCTTGCAACCACCacctttgtatatttttattcttatttttggttttatttttctttgatggatatacattatatttatttaatctttctatttatttgttttttttttcttatgggAAAAATGGGTATGGTCGTTTATCATTACAGTTATGTTAATTATGTATTCCTCCCATGTGCCATGATGGCCAGACAAGGCAATAGCTTACTTTCTTATCATCTTATATTTATTGTACTCTCTTGAGTTTTGTAGTTGTTTCCAGCTGAACAAACACGTGCATCATGTTCTTGTGACTTGTGAGGAATGTCATGGCATGTACCTGTCAAATTATTGAATGGCTACTAAATAGACAACGAACAACTAAAACGGTTAGTGGTTTGAAAGGCATAACACAATTATTATTACAAACGACAAAGAAAGCTTATAAAGCAATAATAATCTGGAAAGCTTATAAAGCAATAATAATCTGGAAAGCCATAAAGGTAGACGAGAAAGGACGAGAAGAGTGTGAAGGTTTAAGTGTCCATGTATTTATGTATGTGCATTATCGTATACCACCGGTCCTGATTAGTTTAGCTTAACCGGTGTTGGTTAAGTAGAATCACGTGTTTTGGTCACGTGTGGTGAGCACTGTAAAACGGCAACGTATGAGCCGTTACAGCTACACCTTATCTTGAGCTAAGCTCTAGTGACTGATGAGAGTTTTAGTGCAGAGAGTTATCGAGAGAGAAAGGATCGGTGGTTGCGATTGTAATCCAAGCTCTAGATCAGAGCTGAGTAGTGGATTGCTGATCATAGATCAGCCCCAGGAGATATAGCGGCCTTCTCACGTTGAGAGGGTGCGGTGAACCTGGGTAAACAATTCGTGCGAGTTCTTGTTTCCTTTCGAGTAGTTCGTTAATCAACAAACCGAGTTAGATCTAAGCCGTTAGGAGAAGCGGATCGTacaaattggtatcagagcctgagTTGGAGCTTCGAGGAGGTTGCGATTCGAAGATCTAAGGTTTCTTGAAGCGAAGCGATGACAAAGACAAAGATCGAGATCGAAAGATTCGATGGAGATGGAGACTTCTCTCTCTGGAAGAGAAGGATGTACGCATACCTAAGCGTATCAGGTCTGAAGGATGTTCTTGCCGAGAAGGCCTCAACCTCTGAGGTCAAGGTAGACGGATCAGAAGAAGATGATCCAGatgtcaagaagaagaacatcgCAACAGAGGAATCTAGGCTGGAGCGATGCGAGAAAGCTATGAACATGATTTTTCTCAACGTCGGAGACCACGTCTTGAGAAAGATCGAGCGATGCACAACAGCAGCGGAAACATGGACGACACTAGAGGCTCTATACCTTCCCAAGTCTCTGCCGAACAGAGTCCACGCGCAGCTCAAGCTTTATGGATTCAAGATGCAGGACCAACGATCAATTGATGAGAATGTAGATGACTTTCTCAAGATCGTTGGTGAGTTGAGTCATCTCAGTATTGAAGTCCCAGAGGAAGTGCAAGCAGTCCTCCTACTGAACGCACTCCCTGCGAAATACGATCAGCTGAAGGAAACTTTGAAATATAGTAGAGAGGTCATAAATGTGGAAGACGTAACAAGTTCAGCTAAGTCGAAGGAGAAGGAGCTGAAAGATTCATCAACGTCACGACCAAGCTCAGAAGGTCACTATGGCAGAGGGAGATCAGAATCACGAAGCTGGTCTAGTAACAAAGGCAAGGCAAATGCAAGATCAAGATCGAAGTCTTCAGAAAAGAAGAAAGTTTGCTGGATTTGTGGGAAAGAGGGACACTTCAAGAAACAATGCTACAAGTGGTTGGAACGGAATAAAGGGAGGACTCAGAACTCGCCAGAGTCCTCAATGGTAAGAGACGACGCTCAGGATCTTGTAGGACTAATTGCTTCAGAAGTCAACGTGTCTCAAAGACAAGATGAAACAGAAGAATGGGTCTTAGATACTGGATGTTCTTTCCACATGACCTCAAGGAAAGATGTCATGATTGAGTTTAAGGAAGCAACAGGAGGGAAGGTCAGAATGGCTAATAATAGCTATACAGAAGTCACTGGGATCGGCTCCGTCAGGTTCAAAAACCCAGATGGTACAACCTTTGTACTTCATGAAGTCAGATACATGCCAGGAATCGCAAGAAATCTGATTTCGTTAGGGACTCTTGAGAAGAAAGGATGCGAGTTCAGAGGATCAGACGGTTTTGTGAAGATAGTAAAGGGTTGTGCGGTTATCATGAAGGGAGAGAGAAGAGGTAATGATACGCTGTATATTCTTCAAGGAGGAGCTTTGAAGTCAGAGGCTAATGCAGTGAAGGAATCCTCTGAAGATTCGACCAGACTCGCAACGACCAAGCTTTGGCATAGCAGGCTTGGTCACGTTGGTCAAAAGGGACTAGAAGTTCTAGCCAAAGAAGGATGTATCGATAGAGCCAGTATTACTGATCTTGATTTCTGCGAAGACTGTGTCAT
The sequence above is drawn from the Brassica napus cultivar Da-Ae chromosome A8, Da-Ae, whole genome shotgun sequence genome and encodes:
- the LOC106362294 gene encoding syntaxin-related protein KNOLLE-like, whose protein sequence is MNDLMTKSFTSYVDLKKAAMKDLESGPDPADLEMTNKTDENLSSFLEEAEKVKSEMSLIEAALSRISRYNDESKSAHRSESVKSLRNKISNEIVSGLRKAKSIKSNLEEMDRANREIKRLSGTTPVYRSRVTVTNGLRKKLKEVMMEFQGLRQRMMSEYKETVERRYFTVTGERPDEEMIEKIVTDGGEEFLTRAIQEHGRGKVLETVVEIQDRYDAAKEIEKSLLELHQVFLDMAVMVEAQEEQMDEIEHHVMSAGHYVKDGAKELKTAKNHQRSSRKWMCVGIIVLLLIILVVVIPILTSFTSS
- the LOC106362293 gene encoding RNA polymerase sigma factor sigB-like; amino-acid sequence: MSSCLLPQFKCPPDSFSIQFRTSHSVSKHNKGTVFFQPQCAVSTSPPLLTSVLDVAKIRLPSFGTDSNPRVSDRQWTYTGTIGPSTEAKYLEAETLLTSDEAVVAAAAAEAVALAKAAVKVAKDATLFRNSYNTKLLVSSMAGEKRSKWDQFTEKERAGILGHLAVSDSGVVSDRIISPPAAPECNNKESSHDLESEKEEVDVEEVSVSSAVRSTRQTERKARRAKGLEKTASCMQSSVKTSSSTRKKRVASQEIDHNDPLRYLRMTTSSSKLLTAREETELSEGIQDLLKLERLQVELTERCGHQPTFGQWASAAGVDQKTLRKRINHGTQCKDRMIKSNIRLVISIAKNYQGAGMNLQDLVQEGCRGLVRGAEKFDATKGFKFSTYAHWWIKQAVRKSLSDQSRMIRLPFHMVEATYRVKEARKQLYSETGQQPKNEEVAEATGLSMKRLMAVLLAPKPPRSLDQKIGINLNLKPSEVISDPEAETSEDILIKQFMREDLDKVLDSLSTREKQVIRWRFGMEDGRMKTLQEIGETMGVSRERVRQIESSAFRKLKNKKRNNHLQQYLVSQ
- the LOC106362292 gene encoding palmitoyl-acyl carrier protein thioesterase, chloroplastic-like (The RefSeq protein has 4 substitutions compared to this genomic sequence), coding for MVATSATSSFFPLPSSSLDPNGKTNKLTSTNFSGLNPTPNSSGRLKVKPNAQAPSKINGKKVSLPGSVHIVKTDNNHDLSQQHAPRTFINQLPDWSMLLAAITTVFLAAEKQWMMLDTKPRRSDMIMDPFGLGRIVQDGLVYRQNFDIRSYEIGADRSASIETVMNHLQETALNHVKSAGLLGDGFGSTPEMVKKNLIWVVTRMQVVVDKYPTWGDVVEVDTWVSKSGKNGMRRDWLVRDCNTGEILTRASSVWVMMNKLTRRLSKLPEEVRGEIEPYFVNSDPILAEDSRKLTKLDDKTADYVRSGLTPRWSDLDVNQHVNNVKYIGWILESAPVEMMEKHKLKSMTLEYRRECGRDSVLQSLTAVSGCDVGSLGTAGEVECQHLLRLQDGAEVVKGRTVWSSKTPSTTWDTTS
- the LOC106362292 gene encoding palmitoyl-acyl carrier protein thioesterase, chloroplastic-like isoform X1, translating into MVATSATSSFFPLPSSSLDPNGKTNKATSTNFSGLNPTPNSSGRLKVKPNAQAPSKINGKKVSLPGSVHIVKTDNNHDLSQQNAPRTFINQLPDWSMLLAAITTVFLAAEKQWMMLDTKPRRSDMIMDPFGLGRIVQDGLVYRQNFDIRSYEIGADRSASIETVMNHLQETALNHVKSAGLLGDGFGSTPEMVKKNLIWVVTRMQVVVDKYPTWGDVVEVDTWVSKSGKNGMRRDWLVRDCNTGEILTRASSVWVMMNKVTRKLSKLPEEVRGEIEPYFVNSDPILAEDSRKLTKLDDKTADYVRSGLTPRWSDLDVNQHVNNVKYIGWILESAPVEMMEKHKLKSMTLEYRRECGRDSVLQSLTAVSGCDVGSLGTAGEVECQHLLRLQDGAEVVKGRTVWSSKTPSTTWDTTS